CCGAGCAGATCCGAAGCTACTTCGTGAGTCGCTATGGCGAGTGGATTTTGCTCGCGCCGACGCGTCAGGGATTTAACTGGCTCGCTTGGCTGCTGCCATTCGTTGCCATCTTAGCCGGACTCGGGGTTATCGTTCTCACAATCCGCCGCTCGATTGAGAGGAGTCACAGGTCGAACGCAGAACAGTTGCGCCCCCCTGATCCACGATATGCCAGCCGACTCGAAGCAGAACTCAAGGAGATGGAACGCTGACGAATATAGAAAGTTCAATGTTCGACGTTCAATGTTCAACCTCGCACCTTGAACCTCGCACGTTGAACGTTGAACTTTGTACGTGCTCATAATGCCCATACTAATCATCATCCTGCTTATTGTCCTCGCGCTCTTACCGGTGCTCATTCCATTCTTCAGATCGTCCGAGAGAGCTTTACCTGGGTCAGAACAGACTGAGTTGCAGGAGCTCTTGGCTGAGAAGCAGACGGTATTCACCGCGATCAAAGAGCTTGAGTTCGATCACCAGTCCGGCAAGCTCAGCCTTGAAGACTATGAGCAGGCGCGCCACAGCTATGACCTGAGAGCCATGGCTCTCCTTCAGGAGATCGACCGGCTGGGTAGTCAACGGGAAAGTCAGGACAGAGAATCCGGAGGAAAACGGAACCGATGAGCCGCCTGATGGAGTCCAGGCTGACGGCTTCAGGGCTGGATAAGATCTATCAGAAGATCCTGGATGGCGTTCGCCCGAACTTTTGTGACGGACTGGCG
This genomic interval from Candidatus Methylomirabilis tolerans contains the following:
- a CDS encoding cytochrome c-type biogenesis protein CcmH is translated as MRKAFVALLIAGVLLAGWASATLAGSIEEQTLRLAAELRCPVCQNLSVADSPSEMAIQMRELIYEKMKQGESPEQIRSYFVSRYGEWILLAPTRQGFNWLAWLLPFVAILAGLGVIVLTIRRSIERSHRSNAEQLRPPDPRYASRLEAELKEMER
- the ccmI gene encoding c-type cytochrome biogenesis protein CcmI; the protein is MPILIIILLIVLALLPVLIPFFRSSERALPGSEQTELQELLAEKQTVFTAIKELEFDHQSGKLSLEDYEQARHSYDLRAMALLQEIDRLGSQRESQDRESGGKRNR